A region of Pseudarthrobacter sp. NIBRBAC000502770 DNA encodes the following proteins:
- a CDS encoding HAD family hydrolase yields the protein MAAPSQARTGVLQTPFGAVRGVLFDIDDTLVDLEYSMTTALREVSEHLLPGLDQAGWERFGRIFTHETTHYYDRYLAGELTFNEQRLLRGRAALGHFGVELADGEESHRWLSAYVEKQPAYVKAFPDVLPLLDVLDSAGVPYGAVSNNVHDYQRAKLDGAGLERIVHLVGTDTLGVAKPHPAMYLEGVRLLGTPASETLYVGDNRLLDAEGSTAAGLVGVWLNRGGEVVEDFDGGIVASLAQLLQ from the coding sequence ATGGCCGCTCCCAGCCAAGCACGCACCGGCGTGCTGCAGACGCCCTTCGGCGCTGTCCGCGGCGTCCTGTTCGACATTGATGACACCCTGGTGGACCTCGAATATTCGATGACCACCGCCCTGCGCGAGGTCAGTGAACACCTCCTCCCCGGCCTGGACCAGGCCGGGTGGGAGCGGTTCGGCCGGATCTTCACCCACGAAACCACGCATTACTACGACCGGTACCTTGCAGGTGAGCTGACGTTCAACGAACAGCGCCTGCTGCGGGGCAGGGCGGCCCTGGGGCACTTCGGCGTGGAACTGGCCGACGGTGAGGAATCCCACCGGTGGCTCAGCGCCTACGTGGAGAAGCAACCCGCGTACGTCAAGGCGTTTCCCGACGTTTTACCCCTGCTGGATGTCCTCGACAGCGCGGGCGTCCCCTACGGGGCAGTGAGCAACAACGTCCACGATTACCAGCGGGCAAAACTGGACGGCGCCGGACTGGAACGGATCGTCCACCTGGTGGGTACCGACACGCTTGGCGTGGCCAAGCCACACCCGGCAATGTACCTGGAGGGGGTCAGGCTGCTGGGCACGCCCGCTTCGGAGACACTGTACGTGGGCGATAACCGGCTGCTGGATGCCGAGGGCTCGACGGCGGCCGGCCTGGTGGGCGTGTGGCTCAACCGAGGGGGCGAGGTCGTCGAGGATTTCGACGGCGGCATCGTCGCCTCCCTGGCCCAGCTGCTGCAGTAG
- the gltX gene encoding glutamate--tRNA ligase → MSIASSSPAASIPPVTAETPVRVRFCPSPTGTPHVGLIRTALFNWAYARHTKGTLVFRIEDTDAARDSEESYHQLLDALKWLGIDWDEGVEVGGPHEPYRQSQRGDIYQDVIKRLHEGGFIYESFSTPEEIEARHRAAGRDPKLGYDGFDRHLTEEQLAQYRAEGRQAVLRLRMPDEDITFTDLVRGDITFKAGSVPDFAVVRANGAPLYTLVNPVDDALMGITHVLRGEDLLSSTPRQVALYRALYAIGVAEYMPEFGHLPYVMGQGNKKLSKRDPESSLFLHRERGFIPEGLLNYLSLLGWSLSADEDIFTVEQLVEHFDIHDVLGNPARFDLKKAEAINGTHVRMLEPKDFRDRVAHYLREAGLVGEILTDREEEILTEAAPLVQERITLLGEAPEMLAFLFKADDAVDVADDARKGLPANLSEVLDAALDALEPVADWTAENIQAALKEALVENMGIKPRLAFGPVRTAVSGRRVSPPLFESMVILGKESSLRRLRAFRG, encoded by the coding sequence ATGAGTATCGCTTCTTCGTCACCTGCCGCCTCCATCCCGCCCGTCACCGCCGAAACTCCCGTCCGGGTCCGTTTCTGCCCGTCGCCGACGGGCACCCCGCACGTGGGACTGATCCGGACGGCGCTGTTCAACTGGGCCTACGCGCGCCACACCAAGGGCACGCTGGTCTTCCGGATCGAGGACACGGACGCGGCACGCGACAGCGAGGAAAGCTACCACCAGCTGCTCGACGCGCTGAAGTGGCTGGGCATCGACTGGGACGAGGGCGTGGAGGTGGGCGGCCCGCATGAGCCGTACCGGCAGTCCCAGCGCGGCGACATCTACCAGGACGTCATCAAGAGGCTGCACGAGGGCGGATTCATCTACGAGTCCTTCTCCACCCCGGAGGAGATCGAGGCACGCCACCGTGCCGCAGGCAGGGACCCGAAGCTGGGCTATGACGGATTCGACCGGCACCTGACCGAGGAGCAGCTGGCACAGTACCGGGCCGAGGGCCGGCAGGCTGTGCTTCGCCTGCGCATGCCGGACGAGGACATCACGTTCACCGACCTGGTCCGCGGCGACATCACCTTCAAGGCAGGATCCGTCCCCGACTTCGCCGTCGTGCGGGCCAACGGCGCACCGCTGTACACCCTGGTGAACCCGGTGGATGACGCACTGATGGGCATCACGCACGTGCTCCGCGGGGAGGACCTGCTCAGCTCCACGCCGCGCCAGGTCGCCCTCTACCGGGCCCTCTACGCCATCGGCGTTGCCGAGTACATGCCGGAATTCGGCCACCTGCCGTACGTCATGGGCCAGGGCAACAAGAAGCTTTCCAAGCGCGACCCCGAGTCCAGCCTGTTCCTGCACCGCGAGCGGGGCTTCATTCCGGAGGGGCTGTTGAACTACCTGTCCCTGCTGGGCTGGTCCCTCAGCGCAGACGAGGACATCTTCACGGTGGAGCAGCTCGTTGAGCATTTCGACATCCATGACGTCCTGGGCAATCCTGCCCGCTTTGACCTGAAGAAGGCCGAAGCCATCAACGGCACCCACGTCCGGATGCTTGAACCCAAGGACTTCCGCGACCGCGTGGCACACTACCTGCGCGAAGCCGGCCTGGTGGGGGAGATCCTCACCGACCGCGAGGAGGAGATCCTCACCGAAGCGGCACCCCTGGTCCAGGAGCGCATCACGCTGCTGGGGGAAGCGCCGGAGATGCTGGCTTTCCTGTTCAAGGCGGACGACGCCGTCGACGTTGCCGACGACGCACGCAAGGGCCTCCCCGCGAACCTCTCCGAGGTGCTGGATGCCGCACTCGACGCGCTGGAACCGGTGGCAGACTGGACGGCGGAGAACATCCAGGCCGCACTCAAGGAGGCCCTCGTGGAAAACATGGGCATCAAGCCGCGCCTCGCGTTCGGCCCGGTCCGCACGGCCGTTTCCGGCCGCCGCGTGTCGCCGCCGCTGTTTGAGTCCATGGTGATTCTGGGCAAGGAGTCCTCCCTGCGCCGGCTCCGCGCCTTCCGCGGCTGA
- a CDS encoding fumarylacetoacetate hydrolase family protein encodes MRIARFVVDSDPLYGVVEGEPGSEEITVIHGDPFFNGVERTSVRHKLEDVRLLAPIIPRSKVIGVGRNFVEHAHELGNEVPAQPLLFLKPNTAVVGPNDPVVLPEFSEEVSFEAELCVVIGRICKDVPEDRVDDVIFGYTCGNDLTARDVQKTDLQWTRAKGFDTSAPLGPWIETDLDTEDLQIQGRLNGEVRQDGSTSQMIRGVRELVSVVSQAFTLLPGDVIMTGTPAGVGLVKEGDRFEVEIEGIGRLSNPIVRR; translated from the coding sequence ATGCGTATTGCCAGGTTTGTCGTCGATTCCGATCCCCTGTACGGCGTTGTGGAAGGTGAGCCAGGCAGTGAGGAAATCACTGTCATCCACGGCGACCCCTTCTTCAACGGTGTGGAGCGCACGTCCGTGCGCCACAAGCTGGAGGACGTCCGGCTGCTTGCACCCATCATTCCGCGCAGCAAGGTGATCGGCGTGGGCCGGAACTTCGTGGAGCACGCCCATGAGCTCGGCAATGAGGTACCTGCCCAGCCGTTGCTGTTCCTGAAGCCGAACACCGCAGTCGTTGGTCCCAATGATCCCGTAGTGCTGCCGGAGTTCTCCGAGGAAGTCTCCTTCGAAGCTGAGCTGTGCGTGGTGATCGGCCGCATCTGCAAGGATGTGCCGGAAGACCGCGTGGACGATGTCATCTTCGGCTACACCTGCGGCAACGACCTCACTGCCCGTGACGTGCAGAAAACCGACCTGCAGTGGACCCGCGCCAAGGGCTTCGACACCTCCGCCCCGCTGGGTCCCTGGATCGAGACCGACCTGGACACGGAGGACCTGCAGATCCAGGGCCGGCTCAACGGCGAGGTGCGCCAGGACGGCAGCACCAGCCAGATGATCCGTGGCGTGCGGGAACTGGTCTCCGTAGTGTCGCAGGCCTTCACCCTGCTGCCCGGCGACGTGATCATGACCGGCACGCCGGCCGGCGTGGGGCTGGTCAAGGAGGGCGACCGCTTCGAGGTGGAAATCGAGGGCATCGGCCGGCTGTCCAACCCGATCGTCCGCCGCTAG
- a CDS encoding MBL fold metallo-hydrolase: protein MTFHPGPVLQRSSALTQFFLAPNPGPMSLDGTNSYVLRGTQGASAVVVVDPGPDDEPHLQALAGAGVVELILVTHRHADHTAGSARLHGLTGAPVRAMDANHCHGGGEPLASGEVIRAAGLEILVAATPGHTSDSACFHLPADGQHGSVLTGDTILGRGTTVLDYPDGTLGDYLASLDLLESLGPATVLPAHGPVLASLESAARGYRAHREERLAQIRAVLDRLGRDASIGEVADAVYADVGPSVRRAAELSVAAQLSYLRGGGSEGRPALRGR, encoded by the coding sequence GTGACTTTCCATCCCGGCCCGGTCCTGCAGCGGAGCAGCGCGCTTACGCAATTCTTCCTCGCCCCCAATCCGGGCCCTATGAGTTTGGACGGCACCAACTCCTATGTCCTGAGGGGGACGCAAGGCGCCTCCGCCGTCGTGGTGGTTGACCCAGGACCCGACGATGAACCGCACCTGCAGGCACTGGCCGGTGCCGGCGTCGTCGAACTGATCCTGGTGACCCACCGGCATGCGGACCACACCGCGGGGTCCGCGCGCCTGCACGGGCTCACCGGCGCACCAGTCCGCGCAATGGATGCCAACCACTGCCATGGCGGGGGAGAACCCCTGGCGTCCGGTGAAGTTATCCGGGCGGCAGGGCTGGAGATATTGGTGGCAGCCACGCCGGGCCACACCTCCGACTCCGCCTGTTTCCACCTGCCGGCGGACGGGCAGCACGGGTCGGTGCTCACGGGGGACACCATCCTTGGCCGGGGGACCACCGTGCTGGATTATCCGGACGGGACGCTGGGCGATTACCTCGCCTCCCTGGACCTGCTGGAGTCCCTGGGGCCTGCCACGGTACTTCCTGCGCACGGCCCGGTGCTGGCGTCCCTGGAGTCTGCGGCCCGCGGCTATCGGGCGCACCGGGAGGAGCGGCTGGCGCAGATCCGTGCCGTGCTTGACCGGCTGGGCCGGGACGCGTCCATAGGGGAGGTGGCTGACGCCGTCTATGCCGACGTCGGCCCTTCCGTCCGGCGTGCGGCCGAACTGTCCGTGGCAGCGCAGCTTTCCTACCTGCGCGGCGGCGGAAGCGAAGGGCGGCCCGCCCTGCGGGGACGGTAG
- a CDS encoding branched-chain amino acid aminotransferase codes for MTQTAHGVEFTRQPSENPKSAEERAAILANPGFGNYFTDHTAIVDYSVDADGNGGWHDARIEPYGPIVLDPSAAVFHYGQEIFEGLKAYRHADGSVWTFRPEANAARLNKSARRLALPELPAEYFLGAIRELVAVDKEWVPSGDGEALYLRPFMIATEAFLGVRAAREVSFRVIASPAGNYFGGELKPVSIWISRHYARAGRGGTGDAKCGGNYAASLIAQQEAEANGCKQVLFLDQANDNAVEELGGMNVFFVMKDGSLATPALTGTILEGVTRMSVIQVAKDMGREVAERKITLDEWRDGVASGDITEVFACGTAAVITPIGVLKDATEFIGSEDARAGQVTMAIRGKLLGIQTGAEPDTHGWLTRLA; via the coding sequence ATGACTCAGACCGCCCATGGCGTCGAATTCACCCGGCAGCCCTCGGAGAACCCGAAGTCCGCCGAAGAGCGTGCAGCCATCCTGGCAAACCCGGGATTCGGCAACTACTTCACCGACCACACCGCCATCGTCGACTACAGCGTGGACGCGGACGGCAACGGCGGCTGGCACGATGCCCGGATCGAACCGTACGGCCCGATCGTCCTCGACCCTTCCGCTGCCGTATTCCACTACGGCCAGGAGATCTTCGAAGGACTCAAGGCCTACCGGCACGCCGACGGCTCCGTCTGGACCTTCCGCCCCGAGGCCAACGCGGCGCGGCTGAACAAGTCTGCCCGCCGCCTTGCCCTGCCCGAACTGCCGGCCGAATACTTCCTTGGCGCCATCCGTGAACTGGTTGCCGTGGACAAGGAATGGGTGCCCTCCGGTGACGGCGAGGCCCTGTACCTGCGGCCCTTCATGATCGCCACCGAGGCCTTCCTGGGTGTCCGGGCCGCCCGTGAAGTGTCCTTCCGGGTGATCGCCTCGCCGGCCGGCAACTACTTCGGCGGGGAGCTCAAGCCCGTCTCCATCTGGATCTCGCGCCATTACGCCCGTGCAGGCCGCGGCGGCACCGGCGACGCCAAGTGCGGCGGCAACTACGCGGCCTCGCTGATCGCCCAGCAGGAGGCGGAGGCCAACGGCTGCAAGCAGGTGCTGTTCCTGGACCAGGCCAACGACAACGCCGTGGAAGAGCTGGGCGGCATGAATGTGTTCTTCGTCATGAAGGACGGCTCCCTGGCCACGCCCGCCCTCACCGGCACCATCCTCGAAGGCGTTACCCGGATGTCAGTGATCCAGGTGGCCAAGGACATGGGCCGCGAGGTGGCGGAGCGGAAGATCACCCTGGACGAATGGCGCGACGGCGTGGCCTCCGGGGACATCACCGAGGTCTTCGCCTGCGGCACGGCCGCGGTGATCACCCCCATCGGGGTCCTGAAGGACGCCACCGAGTTCATCGGTTCCGAGGACGCCAGGGCCGGCCAGGTCACCATGGCCATCCGCGGGAAGCTCCTGGGCATCCAGACCGGCGCAGAGCCGGATACCCACGGCTGGCTCACCCGGCTGGCCTAG
- a CDS encoding 3-isopropylmalate dehydrogenase has protein sequence MSKSSIDLAVIPGDGIGPEVIAEALKVLEKAVAAEGVELQPTHYELGAEHWLATGETLPDGVLADLRTRDAILFGAVGAAPGDTRIPSGIIERELLLKLRFSLDHYVNLRPSRLYGTVGSPLANPGTIDFIVVREGTEGPYVGNGGTLRAGTPHEVATEVSLNTAHGVERVVRDAFRRASLRERKHVTLVHKHNVLVFAGHLWKRTVEAVAQEFPEVTHDYLHVDAATIFMVTDPSRFDVIVTDNLFGDIITDLAAAITGGIGLAASGNINMDRTAPSMFEPVHGSAPDIAGQGKADPTAAILSAALLLDHLGYAEAARRIEAAVVQDVEKRDGTARSTSAVGDAIAAGL, from the coding sequence ATGAGCAAATCCTCCATCGATCTTGCAGTTATTCCCGGCGACGGCATCGGCCCCGAAGTCATCGCCGAGGCCCTCAAAGTCCTGGAAAAGGCTGTGGCGGCGGAGGGCGTGGAGCTCCAGCCGACCCACTACGAACTCGGCGCCGAGCACTGGCTTGCCACGGGCGAGACCCTGCCGGACGGGGTCCTCGCAGACCTTAGGACACGCGATGCCATCCTCTTCGGCGCGGTGGGTGCCGCCCCCGGCGATACCCGCATTCCGTCCGGCATCATCGAGCGCGAACTGCTCCTCAAGCTCCGGTTCAGCCTGGACCACTACGTCAACCTGAGGCCTTCCCGGCTTTACGGAACCGTCGGCAGCCCCCTGGCCAACCCCGGCACCATCGACTTCATCGTGGTCCGCGAAGGAACCGAAGGGCCGTACGTGGGCAACGGCGGCACGCTCCGGGCGGGCACCCCGCATGAAGTAGCCACGGAAGTTTCCTTGAACACCGCCCACGGCGTGGAGCGCGTGGTCCGCGACGCGTTCCGCCGTGCCAGCCTGCGGGAACGCAAGCACGTCACCCTGGTGCACAAGCACAACGTCCTGGTCTTCGCAGGGCACCTGTGGAAGCGCACCGTCGAAGCCGTGGCCCAGGAATTCCCTGAGGTCACCCACGACTACCTCCACGTGGATGCCGCCACCATCTTCATGGTCACGGACCCGTCCCGCTTCGACGTCATCGTCACCGACAACCTGTTCGGCGACATCATCACGGACCTCGCTGCCGCCATCACCGGCGGCATCGGCCTGGCGGCCTCCGGCAACATCAACATGGACCGGACCGCGCCGTCCATGTTCGAGCCGGTCCACGGTTCGGCGCCGGACATCGCCGGCCAGGGCAAGGCCGACCCCACCGCCGCGATCCTCTCCGCGGCACTCCTGCTGGACCACCTGGGGTACGCAGAAGCCGCACGCCGGATCGAAGCCGCTGTGGTTCAGGACGTCGAAAAGCGCGATGGCACGGCCCGCAGCACCAGCGCCGTCGGCGACGCCATCGCCGCGGGACTCTAG
- a CDS encoding sensor histidine kinase, whose amino-acid sequence MELRHKVYHWLRVNTFRVDLVFMLALLLFCGPVYLMADRPWHFVLSSALVVPLAWRRTRPVPAAGATLLASLALWATGLEPLAGLVAVPLIIYAVAAYGPAWASRSVLVLGLLGGVLLTSRNLSSTAQTGVLGLTISAVYTVLIWMLVLFSWTLGDLTRVRRQQLQTLADRARRLEIEQQQERSLAAADERAHIAREMHDIVAHSLSVIITQSDGARYAAAANPAVATKTLATVAATARTSLAEMRRLLGVLRHGDESTTRPLPGLADLDDLFQGFRAAGLPLDIEQLGSPRRTLPAGAELTAYRVLQESLTNVLKHAGPLARARVSVRWQQRGLQIDVHDDGRGASADPAASAGDDGGNGLRGMRERINLYDGSLVARPAAGGGFQVSAFLPYTEA is encoded by the coding sequence GTGGAATTACGGCACAAGGTTTATCACTGGCTCCGGGTTAACACTTTTCGGGTGGACCTGGTCTTCATGCTGGCGCTCCTGCTTTTCTGCGGCCCGGTATACCTCATGGCAGACCGCCCCTGGCACTTCGTGCTGTCCAGCGCCCTGGTGGTGCCGCTGGCATGGCGGCGCACCAGGCCGGTGCCTGCAGCCGGCGCCACTTTACTGGCATCCCTGGCGTTGTGGGCAACCGGGCTGGAGCCCCTGGCGGGATTGGTGGCCGTTCCGCTGATCATCTATGCCGTTGCCGCCTATGGTCCTGCCTGGGCCAGCCGGTCGGTCCTGGTCCTGGGCTTGCTGGGCGGGGTCCTGCTGACCAGCCGAAACCTCAGCAGCACAGCCCAGACCGGCGTGCTGGGCCTCACCATCAGCGCCGTGTACACCGTCCTGATCTGGATGCTGGTCCTGTTCAGCTGGACCCTGGGGGACCTGACACGCGTCCGCCGCCAGCAACTGCAGACCCTCGCGGACCGTGCCCGCCGGCTCGAAATCGAACAACAGCAGGAACGCTCCCTGGCCGCCGCCGATGAACGCGCCCACATCGCCCGTGAAATGCACGACATCGTGGCGCATTCCCTGTCCGTAATCATCACCCAGTCCGACGGTGCACGGTACGCCGCGGCGGCCAACCCGGCCGTGGCCACGAAAACGCTGGCCACCGTCGCTGCCACGGCACGGACATCGCTGGCGGAAATGCGCCGTTTGCTGGGCGTGTTGCGGCACGGCGATGAATCCACCACCCGCCCATTGCCCGGGCTTGCGGACCTTGATGACCTGTTCCAGGGGTTCCGCGCGGCCGGACTGCCGCTGGACATCGAACAGCTGGGATCGCCGCGGCGCACCCTGCCGGCGGGCGCCGAACTCACGGCGTACCGGGTCCTCCAGGAATCCCTGACCAACGTCCTCAAACATGCAGGCCCGCTGGCCCGGGCCCGGGTTTCGGTCCGGTGGCAGCAGCGGGGGCTCCAGATCGACGTGCACGACGACGGCCGGGGCGCATCTGCCGATCCCGCGGCAAGTGCCGGGGACGACGGAGGTAACGGGCTGCGGGGCATGCGGGAGCGCATCAACCTTTACGATGGTTCCTTGGTGGCCCGCCCGGCCGCTGGCGGGGGCTTTCAGGTTTCGGCCTTCCTCCCCTACACAGAGGCTTGA
- a CDS encoding response regulator transcription factor, producing MTLTVERDAASPIRVALVDDQQLVRSGLGMLINSQPDLDVVAEAGNGLEALQALGAAAADVVLMDVRMPGMDGIEATRQLMERAAVAPAGSARADLRVVVLTTFDLDEYALAAIQAGASGFLLKDAPPEELLDAIRTVHRGDAVIAPSTTRRLLDHVAPLLRAQGNERPEDYAAVARLTAREREVFTLMAHGRSNPEIAAGLFVSEATVKTHVGHILAKLGARDRVQAVVIAYETGVVTPGG from the coding sequence ATGACTTTGACAGTAGAACGCGACGCTGCGTCCCCGATCCGGGTGGCGCTGGTCGATGACCAGCAACTCGTGCGCTCGGGATTGGGCATGCTGATCAATTCCCAGCCGGACCTTGACGTCGTGGCCGAGGCGGGCAACGGCCTCGAAGCACTCCAAGCCCTCGGCGCGGCAGCCGCCGACGTTGTCCTGATGGATGTGCGCATGCCGGGGATGGATGGCATTGAAGCCACCCGCCAGCTCATGGAACGCGCTGCTGTGGCTCCTGCCGGGTCCGCCAGGGCTGACCTTCGCGTTGTCGTCCTGACAACGTTCGACCTGGACGAGTATGCGCTGGCTGCCATCCAGGCCGGAGCCAGCGGCTTCCTGCTCAAGGACGCTCCGCCGGAGGAACTGCTGGACGCCATCCGGACGGTGCACCGCGGCGACGCCGTCATCGCGCCCTCCACCACCCGCCGGCTCCTGGACCACGTCGCGCCGCTGCTGCGCGCCCAGGGCAACGAACGCCCCGAAGACTACGCGGCCGTCGCACGGCTCACGGCCCGCGAGCGCGAAGTGTTCACCCTCATGGCACACGGGCGTTCCAATCCTGAGATCGCGGCAGGCCTGTTCGTCTCCGAAGCGACCGTCAAAACCCACGTGGGGCATATCCTGGCCAAACTGGGGGCGCGGGACCGGGTCCAGGCTGTCGTGATCGCCTACGAGACCGGCGTGGTCACCCCTGGAGGGTAG
- a CDS encoding ABC transporter ATP-binding protein has translation MTTSMHAHPALNRGNAASSPAVQALSLTRNYGRGATRVSALREVSVNFDAGRFTAIMGPSGSGKSTLMHCLAGLDTADSGQILVGGTDITALNDKQLTTLRRDRIGFVFQAFNLVPTLTAEQNITLPLALASKATDAAWFDTVVATLGLRDRLRHRPHELSGGQQQRVAVARALLTRPDVVFGDEPTGNLDSTAGGEVLALLRRSSREMGQTIIMVTHDPVAASYADRVVLMSDGGLVGEIAEPTAGSVLAALGKLGG, from the coding sequence ATGACAACTTCCATGCATGCCCACCCTGCTTTGAACAGGGGAAACGCCGCTTCCTCCCCCGCCGTCCAGGCGCTGTCCCTCACCAGGAACTACGGCCGCGGCGCTACCCGGGTCAGCGCCCTGCGCGAGGTCAGCGTCAACTTCGACGCAGGCCGCTTCACCGCCATCATGGGACCCTCCGGCTCAGGCAAGTCGACCCTGATGCACTGCCTCGCCGGCCTGGACACCGCCGACTCCGGCCAGATCCTGGTGGGTGGGACGGACATCACGGCCTTGAATGACAAGCAGCTCACCACGCTTCGCCGCGACCGGATCGGTTTCGTCTTCCAGGCCTTCAACCTCGTGCCCACCCTGACCGCTGAACAAAACATCACCCTGCCGCTGGCACTGGCAAGCAAGGCCACCGATGCCGCCTGGTTCGACACGGTGGTTGCCACGCTTGGCCTCAGGGACAGGCTCCGGCACCGGCCGCACGAGCTTTCCGGCGGCCAGCAGCAGCGGGTGGCCGTGGCCCGGGCCCTGCTGACCCGGCCCGACGTCGTGTTCGGGGATGAACCCACCGGCAACCTTGATTCAACGGCTGGTGGCGAGGTCCTGGCACTGCTGCGCCGCAGCAGCCGGGAAATGGGCCAGACGATCATCATGGTCACCCACGATCCGGTGGCGGCCAGCTACGCCGACCGGGTGGTCCTGATGAGTGACGGCGGCCTGGTAGGCGAGATCGCCGAGCCCACAGCCGGGTCCGTCCTCGCTGCCCTCGGCAAGCTGGGAGGCTGA